DNA sequence from the Bradyrhizobium sp. CIAT3101 genome:
GGTCGTGCGTCCGCCCAGCGCCAGAACGTTCGCATCATTATGCTGGCGGCATAGCCGCGCGCCCGTGACATCGTGGACCAGCGCGCAACGGATGTGCGCATGGCGGTTGGCGGCGATCGAAATGCCGATGCCCGATCCGCAGATGAGAATGCCGCGCGCGGCCTTGCCGTCCCTGATGGCGTCGGCCAGCTTGTGGCCGAAATCCGGATAGTCGACGGAGGCGGCGCTGTTCGTGCCGAGATCGAGCCAGTTCAGATCGGGCAAAGCGACTTTCAGCGCTTCCTTGAGAGCAAAGCCCCCGTGATCACAGGCAATGGCGACGG
Encoded proteins:
- the rpiB gene encoding ribose 5-phosphate isomerase B encodes the protein MLDTVAIACDHGGFALKEALKVALPDLNWLDLGTNSAASVDYPDFGHKLADAIRDGKAARGILICGSGIGISIAANRHAHIRCALVHDVTGARLCRQHNDANVLALGGRTTGDVVAKECVEAFLSTAFEGGRHQKRIDKLGPC